The Malus domestica chromosome 10, GDT2T_hap1 genome contains a region encoding:
- the LOC103444913 gene encoding uncharacterized protein gives MIVCVAVVGHQNNPLYIQSFTDADDALKLHHIVHCSLDVVDERVNNPKKSAPTLNETFLGLLYPTENYKVYGYLTNTKVKFILVTTDLDVKDADVKNFFRRFHAAYVDAISNPFHEPGKKITSKTFAERVSTIVKSFGMSSTG, from the exons ATGATCGTCTGCGTCGCCGTCGTCGGCCACCAGAACAACCCACTTTACATTCAAAGCTTCACCGACGCCGATGACGCGCTCAAGCTCCACCACATCGTCCACTGCTCCCTCGACGTCGTCGACGAGCGAG TGAACAATCCGAAAAAGTCTGCACCGACATTGAATGAGACATTCTTGGGTTTGCTTTATCCAACTGAGAATTACAAAGT TTATGGCTATTTGACTAATACTAAAGTGAAGTTTATCTTGGTAACTACCGATCTTGATGTCAAGGACGCAGATGTTAAAAAT TTTTTCAGGAGATTCCATGCTGCTTATGTGGATGCAATTTCAAACCCGTTTCATGAGCCAGGCAAAAAGATAACCTCAAAAACATTTGCAGAAAGGGTAAGCACAATCGTCAAGTCATTTGGCATGAGTTCAACCGGGTGA
- the LOC103444912 gene encoding probable ubiquitin-conjugating enzyme E2 23: MGTKERDTGFKDDEPTTIGHDNTSLSQVDSSTSTLLCDSNVNIESNEVKKLSEVVSNINNTPYIYRQDVVRSKSGMTGIVTEVAGDSDSDSSIIDEEDDDEDDYYDDDENEEEGGNNNNTTHGNSDKNKNGSNDKTGPLPTDQVRVLWMDETESTQNINDVTVVDRGFLHGDFVAAASDPTGQVGVVVDVNISVDLLAPDGSVIKDLSSNELKRVREFTVGDYAVLGPWLGRIDDVYDNVTVLFDDGSVCKVMKAHPMDLKPVSKNMLEDVHFPYYPGQRVRARSSVFKNARWLSGLWKPNRVEGTVTKVTVASVLIYWIASAGCGPDSSTAPAKEQVPKNLKLLSCFTHATWQLGDWCLLPSSVSSSSIPLDKGSSELELNDSVSSELEPSQMGSKCDSEESALDESNGNHESMEIDPVSVLDGNNGNAGRKTSVESSSCNSSLSVSKEPVHETWPLHRKKIRKVVVRRDKRARKEENFERSFLIVNTKTTVDVAWQDGTTELKLDSKDLIPLDSPGDHEFVAEQYVVEKATDDGDDAYEARHVGLVKSVNAKERTACVRWLKPVSRPEDPREFDKEEVVSVYELEGHPDYDYCYGDVVVRLLPVFVSAQTASGTEFDEEPKQQNGPRELSSASTKKDLSSDEACLDFSDLSWVGNITGLKNGDIEVTWADGMVSMVGPQAIYVVGRADDDDSIDAGSDVSDAASWETVNDDETPALSAPASTEEEVRLQNSFGMNFEAEESGENNSGSNPALSVPLAALRFVTRLAHGIFSRGQRKLDSNSSDNEGEGEGEVEPREVEISQGRDHGEDSSSQNSNVVDPYGLEINKGEEEKNVTPLAAEMLDEAEVLCNLKTEESNSIECTKDDACSFKRFDIAKDPLDHHFLCAAGQNTSGRKWLKKVQQDWNILQNNLPDGICVRVYEDRMDLLRAVIVGAYGTPYQDGLFFFDFHLPPEYPDVPPTAYYHSGGWRINPNLYEEGKVCLSLLNTWTGRGNEVWDPKSSSILQVLVSLQGLVLNSKPYFNEAGYDKQVGTAEGEKNSLSYNENTFLLNCKTMMYLMRRPPKDFEELINDHFRRRGYYILKACDAYMKGYLIGSLTKDASLSDKSDVNSTSVGFKLMLAKIVPKLFSALSAVGANCQEFMHLQQS; the protein is encoded by the exons ATGGGAACCAAGGAGCGTGACACTGGTTTTAAAGATGACGAGCCTACTACTATTGGCCACGATAATACTTCGTTGAGCCAGGTTGATTCTTCAACAAGCACACTTCTTTGCGATTCAAATGTAAATATTGAAAGTAATGAAGTTAAAAAGTTAAGTGAGGTTGTCAGCAACATTAACAATACCCCGTATATTTATAGACAAGACGTCGTGAGGAGCAAGAGTGGTATGACTGGGATTGTAACTGAGGTTGCTGGTGATTCAGATTCTGATAGTAGCATCATTGATGAggaggatgatgatgaagatgattacTACGATGATGATGAGAATGAGGAAGAAGGTGGTAATAACAATAATACTACTCATGGGAATAGTGACAAGAACAAAAATGGTAGTAATGATAAGACTGGTCCCCTTCCCACTGACCAAGTTCGAGTACTTTGGATGGATGAGACAGAGTCAACCCAAAATATTAATGATGTAACAGTTGTTGATCGAGGGTTCTTACATGGGGATTTTGTTGCTGCTGCTTCTGACCCAACTGGGCAAGTTGGTGTTGTGGTGGATGTCAATATCTCTGTTGATCTATTAGCTCCTGATGGGTCAGTCATAAAAGACCTTTCATCCAACGAATTAAAACGTGTGAGGGAGTTCACTGTGGGTGATTATGCGGTCCTTGGACCCTGGCTAGGTAGGATTGATGATGTTTATGATAATGTGACAGTTTTGTTTGATGATGGTTCTGTGTGTAAAGTTATGAAAGCACATCCGATGGACCTGAAACCAGTTTCCAAGAATATGCTTGAAGATGTGCATTTCCCTTACTACCCAGGGCAGCGTGTGAGGGCAAGGTCATCAGTTTTCAAGAATGCTAGGTGGCTATCTGGCTTGTGGAAACCTAATCGTGTGGAAGGTACTGTTACTAAGGTTACAGTTGCTtcagtattaatttattggatAGCTTCTGCTGGCTGTGGGCCAGATTCTTCTACTGCACCTGCTAAAGAGCAGGTTCCCAAGAACTTGAAATTACTCTCTTGTTTTACACATGCAACTTGGCAATTGGGTGATTGGTGTCTTCTCCCCTCATCAGTGTCATCATCTTCCATTCCTTTAGACAAGGGATCATCAGAattagaacttaatgattctgtAAGCAGTGAGTTAGAACCTAGTCAAATGGGTAGTAAGTGTGATTCAGAAGAGAGTGCGCTAGATGAATCAAATGGAAATCACGAATCCATGGAAATCGATCCAGTATCTGTATTAGATGGAAACAATGGAAATGCTGGAAGGAAGACATCTGTTGAATCTAGTTCCTGTAATAGTTCATTGTCAGTTTCAAAGGAGCCTGTTCATGAAACTTGGCCTCTTCATCGCAAAAAGATCCGCAAAGTTGTGGTTAGGAGAGACAAGAGGGCACGTAaggaagaaaattttgaaagatCCTTTTTGATTGTCAATACCAAGACGACAGTTGACGTGGCATGGCAGGATGGCACAACAGAACTTAAACTGGACTCAAAAGATTTAATTCCGCTTGATAGTCCGGGTGATCACGAATTTGTTGCTGAACAGTATGTGGTGGAGAAGGCGActgatgatggtgatgatgcTTATGAAGCTAGGCATGTTGGGCTTGTGAAAAGTGTCAATGCCAAGGAGAGAACAGCTTGTGTAAGGTGGTTAAAGCCAGTTTCCAGACCGGAAGATCCTAGAGAGTTTGACAAGGAGGAAGTTGTGAGTGTCTATGAGCTTGAGGGGCATCCGGATTATGATTACTGTTATGGGGATGTTGTTGTCAGATTGTTGCCAGTTTTTGTCTCTGCCCAAACTGCTTCAGGTACAGAATTCGATGAGGAACCAAAGCAACAAAACGGACCAAGAGAGCTTAGTTCTGCTTCTACAAAAAAAGATCTATCTAGTGATGAAGCTTGTTTGGACTTCTCAGATCTTTCTTGGGTTGGAAATATAACTGGTCTTAAGAATGGGGATATTGAAGTTACATGGGCTGACGGGATGGTTTCTATG GTTGGACCTCAAGCAATATATGTTGTTGGCCGAGCTGATGATGATGACTCTATTGATGCTGGAAGTGATGTTAGTGATGCTGCTAGTTGGGAAACGGTTAATGATGATGAGACGCCTGCACTATCTGCCCCTGCGAGTACAGAAGAG GAAGTCCGGCTACAAAATTCCTTTGGTATGAATTTTGAAGCAGAAGAAAGTGGAGAGAACAATTCTGGAAGCAACCCGGCATTGTCTGTTCCCTTGGCTGCACTCAGGTTCGTTACCAGACTGGCGCATGGTATATTCTCAAGGGGACAAAGGAAATTGGATTCAAATTCTTCGGATAATGAAGGTGAGGGCGAAGGTGAAGTTGAGCCTCGGGAAGTGGAAATTTCTCAGGGAAGAGATCATGGTGAAGATTCCAGCTCTCAGAATTCTAATGTAGTGGATCCTTATGGtctagaaataaataagggagaagaagagaaaaatgtTACCCCACTGGCTGCAGAAATGTTGGATGAAGCAGAAGTTCTATGCAACTTAAAGACTGAAGAATCAAATTCTATAGAATGCACTAAGGATGATGCCTGCAGTTTCAAACGCTTTGATATTGCCAAAGATCCTTTGGATCATCATTTCCTTTGTGCAGCTGGGCAG AATACCAGTGGAAGAAAGTGGTTGAAGAAGGTTCAGCAAGATTGGAACATCCTTCAAAATAACCTTCCTG ATGGGATTTGTGTACGAGTGTATGAAGACCGAATGGATCTCTTGAGGGCAGTTATAGTTGGGGCTTATGGGACACCTTACCAAGATGGCCTCTTCTTTTTTGATTTTCACCTCCCTCCGGAGTACCCTGATGTTCCTCCG ACAGCATACTATCATTCTGGTGGCTGGCGGATAAATCCAAATCTATATGAAGAAGGCAAAGTGTGTCTTAGTCTTTTGAATACTTGGACTGGCAGAGGGAATGAAGTATGGGATCCAAAGTCTTCTAGCATCCTTCAAGTTCTTGTTTCACTCCAGGGGTTGGTGCTAAATTCTAAGCCATATTTTAATGAAGCTGGCTATGATAAGCAGGTCGGGACGGCTGAAGGAGAGAAAAATTCATTGTCCTACAATGAGAATACTTTCTTACTGAACTGCAAGACAATGATGTATCTTATGCGGAGGCCACCAAAG GACTTTGAAGAGCTAATCAATGACCATTTCCGGAGGCGTGGTTATTATATCTTGAAGGCCTGTGATGCATATATGAAAGGCTATTTGATTGGCTCTCTCACAAAAGATGCCTCTCTTAGTGATAAGAGCGATGTAAATTCAACTTCGGTTGGTTTCAAGTTGATGTTAGCTAAGATTGTGCCAAAGCTTTTCTCGGCGCTGAGTGCGGTTGGAGCTAATTGTCAAGAATTTATGCATCTGCAACAATCGTAA
- the LOC103444914 gene encoding probable 26S proteasome non-ATPase regulatory subunit 3, translating to MTQDVEMKEVPAPSNSVSSASPSTLHNLKEIASLLETAAYTREVRRIVRAVRLTMVLRRKLKVSVISAFLNFALTPGSEVHSRLLSFLPKDDEQDMDVDTATSATLVPAKHALPELEMYSYLLVLIFLIDQKKYNEAKACASASIARIKNLNRRTIDVLASRLYFYYSLSYELTGDLAEIRGNLLNLHRIATLRHDELGQETLLNLLLRNYLHYNLYDQAEKLRSKAPRFEAHSNQQFCRYLFYLGKIRTIQLEYTDAKESLLQAARKAPIAALGFRIQCNKWAIIVRLLLGEIPERTVFMQKGMEKALRPYFELTNAVRIGDLELFKNIAEKFSNVFNADRTHNLIVRLRHNVIRTGLRNISISYSRISLVDVAKKLRLDSPNPVADAESIVAKAIRDGAIDATLDHANGWMVSKETGDIYSTNEPQAAFDTRIAFCLNLHNDAVRALRFPPNSHKEKESAEKRRERQQQEQELAKHIAEEDDDEF from the exons ATGACTCAAGACGTGGAGATGAAGGAGGTCCCGGCGCCTTCCAATTCAGTTTCTTCGGCTTCTCCGTCAACACTACACA ATTTGAAGGAGATTGCTTCACTCCTTGAGACTGCTGCTTATACCCGGGAGGTTAGGCGAATTGTGCGTGCCGTTAGGCTAACGATGGTGTTGAGGCGGAAGCTGAAGGTTTCTGTGATTTCAGCATTCCTCAATTTTGCCCTTACACCGGGATCTGAGGTTCATAGCCGCTTATTGTCATTTCTTCCCAAG GATGATGAACAGGATATGGATGTTGATACCGCAACATCTGCTACTCTAGTTCCCGCAAAGCATGCCTTGCCAGAGTTAGAGATGTACTCCTACTTGCTTGTGCTCATTTTTCTGATTGATCAGAAAAAGTACAATGAG GCTAAGGCTTGTGCCTCGGCAAGCATTGCTCGTATTAAGAACTTGAATAGGAGAACCATTGATGTTCTGGCATCCAGGCTGTACTTCTATTACTCCCTTAGCTATGAACTCACTGGTGATCTTGCAGAAATTAGAGG AAATCTCCTGAATCTTCACCGGATTGCAACTTTGCGCCATGATGAGCTGGGCCAG GAAACACTTCTTAACCTTCTGCTTCGCAATTACCTCCACTATAACCTGTATGATCAGGCTGAGAAACTGAGGTCCAAGGCACCCCGATTTGAGGCTCACTCAAACCAGCAG TTCTGTCGGTATCTCTTTTACCTAGGAAAGATCAGAACAATTCAGTTGGAATACACTGATGCAAAGGAGTCCCTCCTGCAAGCTGCTAGGAAAGCCCCTATAGCAGCCCTTGGTTTTCGGATTCAATGCAACAAGTGGGCAATCATTGTACGCTTATTGCTTGGAGAAATCCCTGAGAGAACTGTTTTTATGCAAAAAGGCATGGAGAAGGCTTTGAGGCCATACTTTGAACTAACAAAT GCTGTGAGAATCGGTGACTTGGAGCTATTCAAAAATATTGCGGAGAAGTTCTCGAATGTATTCAATGCAGACAGAACCCACAATTTGATTGTTAGGCTGCGACATAATGTCATAAGAACTGGGTTGCGTAACATCAGCATCTCTTATTCCCGCATTTCTCTGGTTGATGTTGCTAAAAAGTTGCGATTGGACTCTCCAAACCCGGTTGCTGATGCTGAAAGCATTGTCGCCAAGGCAATCCGAGATGGTGCAATTGATGCGACCCTGGATCATGCAAATGGATGGATGGTGTCAAAGGAAACTGGGGATATCTACTCTACTAATGAGCCCCAAGCTGCATTCGACACGAGAATTGCATTTTGCCTTAATTTGCACAATGATGCAGTGCGAGCGCTTCGATTCCCGCCAAATTcccacaaggagaaagaaagtgcTGAGAAGAGGAGGGAAAGGCAACAACAGGAGCAAGAGCTTGCAAAGCACATAGCTGAGGAGGACGATGATGAGTTTTGA